A genomic stretch from Streptococcus oralis includes:
- the gap gene encoding type I glyceraldehyde-3-phosphate dehydrogenase, with protein sequence MVVKVGINGFGRIGRLAFRRIQNVEGVEVTRINDLTDPVMLAHLLKYDTTQGRFDGTVEVREGGFEVNGKFVKVSAERDPEQIDWANDGVEIVLEATGFFAKKAAAEKHLHAGGAKKVVITAPGGNDVKTVVFNTNHDVLDGTETVISGASCTTNCLAPMAKALQDNFGVVEGLMTTIHAYTGDQMILDGPHRGGDLRRARAGAANIVPNSTGAAKAIGLVIPELNGKLDGSAQRVPTPTGSVTELVAVLEKNVTVDEVNAAMKAASNESYGYTEDPIVSSDIVGMSYGSLFDATQTKVLDVDGKQLVKVVSWYDNEMSYTAQLVRTLEYFAKIAK encoded by the coding sequence ATGGTAGTTAAAGTTGGTATTAACGGTTTCGGACGTATCGGTCGTCTTGCTTTCCGCCGTATCCAAAACGTAGAAGGTGTTGAAGTTACTCGCATCAACGACCTTACAGATCCAGTTATGCTTGCACACTTGTTGAAATACGACACAACTCAAGGTCGTTTCGACGGTACTGTAGAAGTTAGAGAAGGCGGATTTGAAGTTAACGGTAAATTCGTTAAAGTTTCTGCTGAACGTGATCCAGAACAAATCGACTGGGCTAACGACGGTGTAGAAATCGTTCTTGAAGCAACTGGTTTCTTTGCTAAGAAAGCAGCAGCTGAAAAACACTTGCACGCTGGTGGGGCTAAAAAAGTTGTTATCACTGCTCCTGGTGGAAACGACGTTAAAACAGTTGTATTTAACACTAACCACGACGTTCTTGACGGTACTGAAACAGTTATCTCAGGTGCTTCATGTACTACAAACTGCTTGGCTCCAATGGCTAAAGCTCTCCAAGACAACTTCGGTGTTGTTGAAGGATTGATGACTACTATCCACGCTTACACTGGTGACCAAATGATCCTTGACGGACCACACCGTGGTGGTGACCTTCGCCGTGCTCGCGCTGGTGCTGCTAACATCGTTCCTAACTCAACTGGTGCTGCTAAAGCTATCGGCTTGGTAATCCCAGAATTGAACGGTAAACTTGACGGTTCTGCACAACGCGTTCCAACTCCGACTGGATCAGTTACTGAGTTGGTAGCAGTTCTTGAAAAGAACGTTACTGTTGATGAAGTGAACGCAGCTATGAAAGCAGCTTCAAACGAATCATACGGTTACACAGAAGATCCAATCGTATCTTCAGATATCGTAGGTATGTCTTACGGTTCATTGTTTGACGCAACTCAAACTAAAGTTCTTGATGTTGACGGTAAACAATTGGTTAAAGTTGTATCATGGTACGACAATGAAATGTCATACACTGCACAACTTGTTCGTACTCTTGAATACTTTGCAAAAATCGCTAAATAA
- the pbp2a gene encoding penicillin-binding protein PBP2A, with amino-acid sequence MKLDKLFEKFLSLFKKETSESAESDSTSMRRSRSDRKKLSQVGPIRKFWRRYHLTKIVIILGLSAGLLVGTYLFAIAKSTNVNDLQNALKTRTLIFDREEKEAGALSGQKGTYVELAGISKDLQNAVVATEDRSFYKNDGINYGRFFLAIITAGRSGGGSTITQQLAKNAYLSQDQTVERKAKEFFLALELTKKYSKEQILTMYLNNAYFGNGVWGVEDASKKYFGVSASQLTLDQAATLAGMLKGPELYNPLNSVETSTNRRDTVLQNMVAAGYIDKNQETEAAGVDMASQLQDKYEGKISDYRYPSYFDAVVNEAVSKYNLTEEEIVNNGYRIYTELDQNYQANMQVIYENTSLFPTAEDGTHAESGSVALEPKTGGVRGVVGRVAGDDKSGFRNFNYATQSKRSPGSTIKPLVVYTPAVEAGWTLNKQLDNHTMQYDSYQVDNYAGIKTSPEVPMYQALAESLNLPAVATVNELGIDKAFDAGERFGLNMEKVDRVLGVALGGGVETNPLQMAQAYAAFANGGLMPEAHFITRIENASGQVIKSHKNSQKRVIDKSVADKMTSMMLGTFTNGTGISSSPTDYVMAGKTGTTEAAFNSVYTSDQWVIGYTPDVVITHWLGFPTTDENHYLAGSTSNGAAHVFRSMANTILPYTPGSTFTVENAYKQNGIEPENTKKQVVENEANQSEDPIGDIRSRAQNLVDEAGRAISDAKIKEKAQTIWDSFVNLFR; translated from the coding sequence ATGAAATTAGATAAATTATTTGAGAAGTTCCTTTCTCTCTTTAAAAAAGAAACGAGTGAATCGGCGGAGTCTGATTCTACTAGCATGCGTCGTTCACGGAGCGATAGAAAAAAATTGTCCCAAGTAGGCCCAATTCGGAAATTTTGGCGTCGTTATCATCTGACAAAAATCGTCATCATTTTAGGGTTAAGTGCAGGTTTGCTCGTAGGAACCTACCTATTTGCAATAGCCAAGTCTACCAATGTCAATGACTTGCAAAATGCCTTGAAAACGCGAACTCTGATTTTTGACCGCGAAGAAAAAGAGGCGGGGGCCCTATCAGGTCAAAAGGGAACCTATGTTGAGCTGGCAGGTATCAGCAAAGACTTGCAAAATGCTGTCGTCGCGACAGAGGACCGTTCCTTTTATAAAAATGATGGGATTAACTACGGTCGTTTCTTTCTAGCTATTATCACAGCGGGTCGTTCTGGAGGGGGCTCCACCATCACTCAACAGTTGGCAAAAAATGCCTATTTGTCTCAGGACCAAACCGTTGAACGAAAGGCCAAGGAGTTTTTCCTGGCCTTAGAATTGACAAAGAAATACAGCAAGGAGCAAATCCTTACTATGTATCTCAATAACGCCTACTTCGGGAATGGGGTATGGGGTGTTGAAGATGCAAGTAAGAAATATTTCGGCGTATCGGCTTCACAACTAACGCTTGATCAGGCGGCGACTCTAGCAGGTATGCTCAAGGGACCAGAATTGTATAATCCATTAAATTCTGTTGAGACTTCGACCAACCGTAGGGATACTGTTTTGCAAAATATGGTTGCAGCGGGCTATATTGATAAAAATCAAGAGACCGAAGCAGCTGGAGTAGATATGGCTTCTCAACTGCAAGATAAGTATGAGGGTAAAATTTCTGATTATCGTTATCCATCCTATTTTGATGCAGTTGTCAACGAAGCAGTTTCCAAGTACAATCTCACAGAAGAAGAGATTGTCAACAACGGCTATCGAATCTATACGGAACTTGACCAAAACTACCAAGCAAACATGCAGGTTATTTACGAAAACACTTCCCTATTTCCAACAGCAGAAGACGGAACGCATGCTGAATCAGGTAGTGTTGCTCTAGAGCCTAAAACAGGTGGGGTGCGTGGAGTTGTCGGTCGCGTAGCTGGTGATGACAAATCAGGATTCCGTAATTTCAACTATGCCACTCAGTCTAAGCGTAGCCCGGGTTCAACTATCAAACCTTTAGTGGTTTATACTCCAGCTGTGGAAGCCGGATGGACTCTGAACAAGCAACTGGACAACCACACCATGCAATATGACAGTTATCAAGTAGACAACTATGCGGGTATTAAGACATCTCCAGAAGTACCTATGTATCAGGCTTTGGCGGAATCACTCAACCTACCAGCAGTTGCGACTGTAAATGAATTAGGTATTGACAAAGCTTTTGACGCTGGGGAGAGATTTGGCCTGAATATGGAAAAAGTTGACCGAGTTCTTGGAGTTGCTCTTGGTGGAGGTGTGGAGACGAATCCTCTCCAGATGGCGCAAGCCTATGCAGCCTTTGCTAATGGAGGTCTAATGCCTGAAGCACATTTCATCACTCGTATTGAAAATGCCAGTGGTCAGGTCATCAAGAGTCATAAAAATTCTCAAAAACGAGTAATTGATAAGTCGGTAGCCGATAAAATGACCAGCATGATGCTAGGGACATTTACCAATGGTACAGGAATTAGTTCATCGCCAACAGATTATGTTATGGCTGGAAAGACAGGTACTACTGAGGCTGCTTTTAATTCAGTATATACTAGTGACCAGTGGGTGATTGGCTATACTCCAGATGTGGTAATTACCCACTGGCTCGGCTTCCCGACGACGGATGAGAACCATTATCTAGCAGGTTCGACCTCGAATGGAGCAGCCCATGTCTTTAGAAGTATGGCTAATACCATTTTGCCATACACTCCAGGTAGCACTTTTACAGTTGAGAATGCTTATAAACAAAATGGTATTGAACCAGAAAATACGAAAAAGCAGGTTGTTGAAAATGAGGCAAACCAGTCTGAGGACCCGATAGGAGATATTCGTAGTCGTGCACAAAATCTTGTAGATGAAGCAGGACGTGCGATTTCGGATGCAAAGATAAAAGAAAAAGCCCAGACAATCTGGGACTCTTTCGTCAATCTCTTTCGTTAA
- the adhE gene encoding bifunctional acetaldehyde-CoA/alcohol dehydrogenase, with protein MADKKTLTPEEKQLAAEKHVDGLVKKALVALDEMRKLNQEQVDYIVAKASVAALDAHGILAQHAVEETGRGVFEDKATKNLFACEHVVNNMRGVKTVGVIEDDPVTGLTKIAEPVGVVCGVTPTTNPTSTAIFKSLIALKTRNPIVFAFHPSAQESSAHAAQIVRDAAIAAGAPENCVQWITQPSMEATGALMNHEGVATILATGGNAMVKAAYSCGKPALGVGAGNVPAYVEKSADLRQAAHDIVMSKSFDNGMVCASEQAVIIDKEVYDEFVEEFKSYHTYFVNKKEKALLEEFCFGVKANSKNCAGAKLNANIVGKPAAWIAEQAGFSVPEGTNILAAECAEVGPKEPLTREKLSPVIAVLKAEDTEDGLTKARQMVEFNGLGHSAAIHTKDEALAKRFGTEIKAMRIIWNSPSTFGGIGDVYNAFIPSLTLGCGSYGRNSVGDNVSAINLLNIKKVGKRRNNMQWFKVPSKIYFERNSIQYLQTCEDIERVMIVTDKSIEKLGFVQRVIDQLNARNNRVTIQVFSDVEPDPDITTVERGAEVMKAFEPDTIIALGGGSPMDAAKVMWLFYEQPEIDFRDLVQKFMDIRKRAFRFPSLGKKAKYIGIPTTSGTGSEVTPFAVISDKKNNRKYPLADYSLTPTIAIVDPALVESVPDFIAADTGMDVLTHATEAYTSNFANDYTDGIALQTIKLVFEWLEKSVKTADPEAREKMHNASTMAGMAFANAFLGMSHSMAHKIGGVHHTVHGRTNAILLPYVIRYNGTRPSKTTTWPKYNYWKADEKFQDIAKMLGLPHSTPEEAVEAYAKAVYDLGVAVGIKMNFKDQGIDEKAWKDSLHEIALLAYEDQCSPANPRLPMVADMEEIMADAYYGYAERPGRRK; from the coding sequence ATGGCTGATAAAAAAACGTTAACACCTGAGGAAAAACAACTCGCTGCTGAAAAGCATGTTGATGGACTCGTGAAAAAAGCCTTGGTTGCGCTTGATGAAATGCGCAAGTTGAACCAAGAACAAGTTGACTACATTGTGGCAAAAGCGTCAGTGGCAGCACTTGATGCGCACGGTATCCTCGCTCAACACGCAGTTGAAGAAACTGGTCGTGGTGTATTTGAAGACAAGGCTACAAAAAACCTTTTTGCCTGTGAGCACGTTGTGAATAATATGCGTGGTGTTAAAACTGTTGGAGTTATCGAAGATGATCCCGTTACAGGATTGACTAAGATTGCAGAACCTGTCGGTGTAGTGTGTGGTGTCACTCCAACAACGAACCCAACATCAACAGCTATTTTCAAATCATTGATTGCTTTGAAAACACGTAATCCAATCGTGTTTGCTTTCCACCCATCAGCTCAAGAATCTTCTGCTCACGCAGCACAAATTGTTCGTGATGCAGCTATCGCAGCTGGAGCACCTGAAAACTGTGTTCAATGGATTACTCAACCATCTATGGAAGCAACTGGAGCGCTTATGAACCACGAAGGTGTTGCAACTATCCTTGCAACTGGTGGTAATGCTATGGTTAAGGCGGCTTACTCATGTGGGAAACCAGCTCTTGGGGTAGGTGCCGGAAACGTTCCTGCTTATGTAGAAAAATCTGCTGACCTCCGTCAAGCTGCTCATGATATCGTCATGTCTAAATCATTTGATAATGGTATGGTCTGTGCATCAGAGCAAGCGGTTATCATTGATAAAGAAGTGTATGACGAATTTGTAGAAGAATTCAAATCATACCACACTTACTTTGTAAACAAAAAAGAAAAAGCACTTCTTGAAGAATTCTGTTTTGGCGTGAAAGCAAACAGCAAAAACTGTGCAGGCGCTAAACTAAATGCAAACATCGTTGGTAAACCAGCTGCATGGATTGCAGAACAAGCAGGATTCAGCGTTCCAGAAGGAACAAACATCTTGGCTGCAGAATGTGCAGAAGTAGGACCAAAAGAACCATTGACTCGTGAAAAATTGTCACCAGTTATCGCTGTCCTAAAAGCTGAAGATACAGAAGACGGTCTTACAAAAGCACGTCAAATGGTTGAGTTTAACGGACTTGGTCACTCAGCGGCCATCCATACAAAAGACGAAGCTCTTGCTAAACGCTTTGGTACAGAAATCAAAGCAATGCGTATTATCTGGAACTCTCCATCTACTTTCGGTGGTATCGGTGACGTATACAATGCCTTCATCCCATCATTGACACTTGGATGTGGTTCATACGGACGCAACTCAGTTGGTGATAACGTGAGCGCTATTAACCTTCTAAACATCAAGAAAGTAGGGAAACGTAGAAATAATATGCAATGGTTTAAAGTTCCTTCAAAAATTTACTTCGAACGCAATTCTATCCAATACCTTCAAACTTGTGAAGATATTGAACGCGTTATGATCGTTACAGACAAATCTATCGAAAAACTTGGCTTTGTTCAACGTGTTATTGATCAATTGAACGCACGTAACAACCGTGTAACCATCCAAGTCTTCTCAGATGTTGAACCAGATCCAGACATCACAACTGTAGAACGTGGTGCTGAAGTGATGAAAGCATTTGAACCAGACACAATCATCGCTCTTGGTGGTGGTTCTCCAATGGACGCGGCTAAAGTGATGTGGCTCTTCTACGAACAACCAGAAATCGACTTCCGTGACTTGGTTCAAAAATTCATGGATATCCGTAAACGTGCCTTCCGCTTCCCATCACTTGGTAAGAAAGCGAAGTACATTGGTATCCCAACAACTTCAGGTACAGGTTCAGAAGTAACACCATTTGCCGTTATCTCTGACAAGAAAAACAACCGCAAATACCCATTGGCTGACTACTCATTGACACCAACTATTGCGATTGTTGACCCTGCTTTGGTTGAATCAGTTCCAGACTTCATCGCAGCTGACACTGGTATGGACGTCTTGACTCATGCTACTGAAGCTTATACTTCAAACTTTGCCAACGACTACACAGACGGTATTGCGCTTCAAACAATCAAACTTGTCTTTGAATGGTTGGAAAAATCTGTTAAGACGGCTGATCCAGAAGCACGTGAGAAAATGCATAATGCGTCTACAATGGCTGGTATGGCCTTTGCCAATGCCTTCCTTGGTATGAGCCACTCAATGGCTCATAAGATTGGTGGTGTTCACCATACTGTTCACGGACGTACAAACGCAATCTTGCTTCCATACGTTATCCGTTACAACGGAACTCGCCCATCTAAGACAACTACATGGCCTAAATACAACTACTGGAAAGCTGATGAGAAATTCCAAGACATCGCGAAAATGCTTGGCTTGCCTCACTCAACTCCAGAAGAAGCAGTTGAAGCATACGCTAAAGCTGTTTACGACCTTGGTGTTGCAGTAGGTATCAAGATGAACTTCAAAGACCAAGGAATCGATGAAAAAGCTTGGAAAGACAGCTTGCATGAAATCGCCTTGCTTGCTTATGAAGACCAATGTTCACCTGCTAACCCACGCTTGCCAATGGTAGCTGACATGGAAGAAATCATGGCAGATGCTTACTATGGCTATGCAGAACGTCCAGGACGTCGTAAATAA
- the yajC gene encoding preprotein translocase subunit YajC translates to MDPNITFLIMLVGMMALMFFMQRSQKKQAQKRMESLNKLQKGYEVITIGGLYGTVDEVDTEKRTIVLDVDGVYLTFELAAIKTVLPLKEAVTPEGAVIDESGAIEE, encoded by the coding sequence ATGGATCCAAATATTACTTTCTTAATCATGCTTGTAGGGATGATGGCCTTGATGTTCTTTATGCAACGTTCTCAAAAGAAACAAGCTCAAAAGCGTATGGAAAGCTTGAACAAGCTTCAAAAAGGCTATGAAGTCATTACAATTGGTGGACTCTACGGAACAGTGGATGAAGTAGATACTGAGAAACGAACAATCGTACTAGACGTAGATGGTGTTTATTTGACTTTTGAATTAGCTGCTATCAAGACAGTGTTGCCACTCAAAGAAGCTGTGACACCAGAAGGAGCAGTTATCGACGAAAGTGGAGCAATTGAAGAATAA
- a CDS encoding MORN repeat-containing protein yields MEKLKEIFEKYRVYLTRPRVEIATVLLIAICAISVFLLNTPKKGVLTLDGGALVYDGTLVRGKMNGQGTMTFENGDQYTGEFNNGAFNGKGTFQSKSGWKYEGDFVNGQAEGQGKLTTEQEVIYEGSFKQGVFQQKQ; encoded by the coding sequence ATGGAAAAGCTTAAAGAAATCTTCGAAAAATATCGAGTTTATCTAACTCGCCCACGTGTAGAGATTGCAACAGTCCTTCTAATCGCTATCTGTGCCATCTCGGTATTTCTACTAAATACACCCAAAAAGGGTGTCCTGACACTTGATGGTGGTGCACTTGTTTATGATGGTACCCTGGTACGAGGGAAAATGAATGGTCAAGGAACCATGACCTTTGAAAATGGGGACCAATACACAGGTGAGTTCAACAATGGGGCCTTCAATGGTAAAGGAACCTTCCAGTCCAAATCTGGCTGGAAATACGAAGGTGATTTTGTAAATGGCCAGGCTGAAGGTCAAGGAAAGTTGACGACAGAGCAAGAAGTTATCTATGAAGGAAGCTTTAAACAAGGAGTTTTCCAACAAAAACAGTAG
- a CDS encoding low molecular weight protein-tyrosine-phosphatase has protein sequence MKKIVFVCLGNICRSPMAEFVMKSMTSDYQVESRATSSWEHGNPIHKGTQGIFQQYRIPYDKDKTSLQIGREDFESFDYIIGMDASNVSDLHQMCPQELQHKIYPFASESVPDPWYTGDFEETYARITSGCKSWLDRLENESDNGKA, from the coding sequence ATGAAAAAAATAGTATTTGTTTGCCTAGGAAATATTTGCCGCAGCCCCATGGCAGAGTTTGTGATGAAGTCCATGACGAGTGACTACCAAGTTGAGAGTCGAGCAACGTCATCTTGGGAACATGGCAATCCGATTCATAAGGGAACGCAAGGAATTTTCCAGCAATATCGGATCCCGTATGACAAAGACAAAACATCGCTTCAGATTGGCAGAGAAGACTTTGAGTCGTTTGATTACATTATCGGTATGGATGCTTCAAACGTTTCAGATCTGCATCAAATGTGTCCTCAGGAATTGCAGCATAAGATCTACCCTTTTGCATCTGAAAGTGTTCCAGATCCTTGGTATACAGGAGATTTTGAGGAAACCTATGCTCGCATCACAAGTGGCTGTAAAAGCTGGCTAGATCGATTAGAAAATGAGAGTGACAATGGAAAAGCTTAA
- the rpmG gene encoding 50S ribosomal protein L33, protein MALKKASLACAVCGSRNYSIKISGNPKPTRLEVNKFCRHCGKYTTHRETR, encoded by the coding sequence ATGGCACTAAAAAAAGCAAGCCTAGCTTGTGCAGTTTGCGGTTCAAGAAATTATTCGATTAAAATTAGTGGGAACCCCAAGCCAACACGACTAGAAGTAAATAAATTTTGTAGACATTGTGGAAAATATACGACACATAGAGAAACGAGATAG
- a CDS encoding RluA family pseudouridine synthase produces MQFTFTLPKSLHQMTVKQFLEEQLLIPRKIRHFLRIKKNILINHEEVHWNEMVKPGDICQLTFDEEDYPSKKILWGNPDLVQEIYQDQHLIVVNKPEGMKTHGNQPDEIALLNHASAYVGQTCYVVHRLDMETSGLVLFAKNPFILPILNRLLEKKEIAREYWALVEGRVESKELIFRDKIGRDRHDRRKRVVDPKNGQHAETQISRLKQFPNKTSLVRCKLKTGRTHQIRVHLSHHNFPILGDPLYNSKSKTSRLMLHAFRLSFTHPLTLEKLSFTALSDTFERELKKNG; encoded by the coding sequence ATGCAATTCACATTTACATTACCCAAATCCTTGCATCAAATGACGGTCAAACAATTTCTAGAGGAACAGCTCCTCATTCCTAGAAAAATCCGTCATTTTTTGAGAATAAAGAAGAACATCTTAATTAATCACGAAGAAGTTCACTGGAACGAGATGGTGAAGCCAGGGGATATTTGCCAATTGACTTTTGACGAGGAGGATTACCCCTCAAAGAAAATCCTCTGGGGCAACCCAGACCTTGTTCAGGAGATTTACCAAGACCAACATCTCATTGTTGTCAACAAACCCGAAGGCATGAAAACACACGGTAATCAACCAGATGAAATTGCCCTGCTCAACCATGCCTCTGCCTACGTCGGCCAAACCTGTTATGTCGTTCATCGCCTGGATATGGAAACAAGCGGTTTAGTGCTTTTTGCTAAAAATCCTTTTATCCTACCCATTCTCAATCGTTTGTTGGAGAAAAAGGAAATCGCTCGCGAGTACTGGGCACTCGTAGAAGGACGAGTAGAGAGTAAAGAACTTATCTTCCGAGATAAAATTGGTCGCGATCGACACGATCGCAGAAAACGAGTCGTAGATCCCAAAAATGGACAACATGCTGAAACACAGATAAGTCGATTAAAACAATTTCCAAATAAGACTTCTCTGGTTCGTTGCAAACTAAAGACAGGTCGAACCCATCAAATCCGTGTTCACCTTTCTCACCATAACTTCCCTATCTTGGGTGATCCTCTCTATAATAGTAAATCAAAAACAAGTCGGCTTATGCTCCATGCCTTTCGACTTTCCTTTACCCATCCACTTACTTTAGAAAAGTTAAGTTTCACTGCCCTTTCTGATACATTTGAAAGAGAATTAAAAAAGAATGGATGA
- the secE gene encoding preprotein translocase subunit SecE, which produces MGFIKDIFKLLKETTWPTRKESWRDFRSIMEYTAFFVVIIYIFDQLIVSGLIRFINIF; this is translated from the coding sequence ATGGGTTTTATTAAGGATATTTTTAAACTTCTTAAGGAAACAACATGGCCGACTCGCAAAGAAAGCTGGAGAGATTTTCGCTCAATTATGGAATACACAGCCTTCTTTGTGGTTATCATTTACATTTTTGACCAGTTGATTGTTTCAGGTTTGATTCGATTTATTAACATTTTTTAG
- the tkt gene encoding transketolase, whose amino-acid sequence MSNLSVNAIRFLGIDAINKANSGHPGVVMGAAPMAYSLFTKQLRINPAQPNWINRDRFILSAGHGSMLLYALLHLSGFEDVSMDEVKNFRQWGSKTPGHPEFGHTAGVDATTGPLGQGISTATGFAQAERFLAAKYNREGYNIFDHYTYVICGDGDLMEGVSSEAASYAGLQKLDKLVVLYDSNDINLDGETKDSFTESVRDRYNAYGWHTALVEDGTDLEAIHAAIESAKASGKPSLIEVKTVIGYGSPNKQGTNAVHGAPLGEDETAATRQALGWDYEPFEIPEQVYADFKENVADRGASAYEAWTKVVADYKEAYPELAAEVEAIIDGRDPVEVTPADFPALENGFSQATRNSSQDALNVVAAKLPTFLGGSADLAHSNMTYIKTDGLQDDANRLNRNIQFGVREFAMGTILNGMALHGGLRVYGGTFFVFSDYVKAAVRLSALQGLPVTYVFTHDSIAVGEDGPTHEPVEHLAGLRAMPNLNVFRPADARETQAAWYLAVTSEKTPTALVLTRQNLTVEEGTDFDKVAKGAYVVYENAADFDTILIATGSEVNLAVAAAKELASQGAKVRVVSMPSTDVFDAQDAAYKEEILPNAVRRRVAVEMGATQNWYKYVGLDGAVLGIDTFGASAPAPKVLAEHGFTVENLVKVVQNLK is encoded by the coding sequence ATGTCAAATCTATCTGTTAATGCAATTCGTTTTCTAGGTATTGACGCCATCAACAAAGCAAACTCAGGTCACCCAGGGGTGGTTATGGGGGCTGCTCCAATGGCTTATAGCCTCTTTACAAAACAACTTCGCATCAATCCAGCTCAACCAAACTGGATTAACCGCGACCGTTTTATTCTTTCAGCAGGTCACGGTTCTATGCTTCTTTATGCCCTTCTTCACCTTTCTGGTTTTGAAGATGTCAGCATGGATGAAGTCAAGAACTTCCGCCAATGGGGTTCTAAAACGCCAGGTCACCCAGAATTTGGCCATACTGCAGGGGTTGATGCGACAACTGGTCCTCTAGGACAAGGGATTTCTACTGCTACTGGTTTTGCCCAAGCAGAACGTTTCCTTGCGGCCAAATATAACCGCGAAGGATATAATATCTTTGACCACTATACTTACGTTATCTGTGGCGACGGAGATTTGATGGAAGGTGTTTCAAGCGAGGCAGCTTCATACGCAGGTTTGCAAAAACTCGACAAGTTGGTTGTTCTTTATGATTCAAATGACATTAACTTGGATGGTGAGACAAAGGATTCCTTTACAGAAAGTGTTCGTGACCGTTACAACGCCTACGGTTGGCATACAGCCTTGGTTGAAGATGGAACAGACTTGGAAGCAATCCATGCTGCTATCGAATCAGCCAAAGCTTCAGGCAAACCATCTTTGATTGAAGTGAAGACTGTGATTGGATACGGTTCTCCAAACAAACAAGGAACTAATGCGGTACACGGTGCCCCTCTTGGAGAAGATGAAACTGCAGCAACTCGCCAAGCGCTCGGTTGGGACTATGAACCATTTGAAATCCCAGAGCAAGTTTATGCTGATTTTAAAGAAAATGTTGCAGATCGTGGCGCGTCTGCTTACGAAGCTTGGACAAAAGTAGTTGCTGATTATAAAGAAGCTTATCCCGAACTTGCAGCAGAAGTTGAAGCCATCATTGATGGGCGTGACCCAGTTGAGGTAACTCCAGCAGACTTCCCAGCCTTAGAAAATGGATTTTCTCAAGCAACTCGTAACTCGAGTCAGGATGCCTTGAATGTTGTAGCAGCTAAGCTACCAACCTTCCTAGGTGGATCAGCTGACCTTGCTCACTCAAACATGACTTATATCAAAACGGACGGACTTCAAGACGACGCTAATCGCTTGAATCGAAACATTCAGTTTGGTGTTCGTGAATTTGCAATGGGAACGATCTTGAACGGGATGGCTCTTCACGGTGGACTTCGTGTATACGGTGGTACTTTCTTCGTCTTCTCTGACTATGTGAAAGCAGCTGTCCGCTTGTCAGCCTTACAAGGACTTCCTGTGACTTATGTCTTCACCCATGACTCTATTGCGGTTGGTGAGGATGGTCCAACTCACGAACCAGTTGAACACTTAGCAGGTCTTCGTGCTATGCCAAATCTAAATGTTTTTCGCCCAGCAGATGCGCGTGAAACTCAAGCAGCTTGGTACCTTGCAGTGACGAGTGAGAAAACACCAACTGCCCTTGTCTTGACACGTCAAAACTTGACTGTCGAAGAAGGAACAGACTTTGATAAGGTTGCAAAAGGTGCCTATGTTGTCTATGAAAACGCAGCAGACTTTGATACCATCTTGATCGCAACAGGTTCAGAGGTCAATCTCGCTGTCGCAGCTGCCAAAGAATTGGCTAGTCAAGGCGCAAAAGTCCGTGTAGTCAGCATGCCATCTACAGATGTCTTTGACGCACAAGACGCAGCTTACAAGGAAGAAATTCTTCCAAATGCAGTTCGTCGTCGTGTTGCAGTCGAAATGGGAGCAACTCAAAACTGGTACAAATATGTTGGTCTTGATGGTGCAGTTCTAGGTATTGATACCTTCGGAGCATCTGCCCCAGCACCAAAAGTATTGGCAGAACATGGCTTTACTGTCGAAAATCTTGTAAAAGTCGTTCAAAACTTGAAATAA